In a genomic window of Neoarius graeffei isolate fNeoGra1 chromosome 13, fNeoGra1.pri, whole genome shotgun sequence:
- the znf362b gene encoding zinc finger protein 362b, producing the protein MAEPRFNNPYFWPPPPSMPAQLDNLVLIDKIKEQLMAEKIRPAHLPPTTIPSQQTLLVASPPSDATQHMMPIPKLQQVPSQQAHNSTQPDVALHARPASSTVPEVTMDDKSAVKAKGLWEDWHMRQAVDQAVRANHRAGLAPTSRADNHSTSQAMTSTTTTSSSQSRLGAVSSLNVISGLASAPGMDQVKNAGLAGMLGPQPKPLRGRKKIKAENTTGPLLVVPYPILASGPDQSVTIAKEGKTYRCKVCPLTFFNKSEMQIHSKSHTEAKPHKCPHCSKSFANASYLAQHLRIHLGIKPYHCSYCENSFRQLSHLQQHTRIHTGDRPYKCGQPGCEKAFTQLSNLQSHQRQHNKDKPYKCPNCYRAYTDSASLQIHLSAHAVKNAKAYCCSMCGRAYTSETYLMKHMSKHTVVEHLVNHHSPQRTESPSIPIRVSLI; encoded by the exons ATGGCAGAGCCTCGATTCAATAACCCTTACTTCTGGCCACCACCTCCTTCTATGCCTGCTCAG CTGGATAACCTGGTACTAATCGACAAGATCAAAGAGCAGCTGATGGCAGAAAAGATCAGACCCGCGCATTTGCCACCCACCACTATTCCCTCTCAGCAGACGCTGCTGGTGGCCTCGCCGCCCTCCGACGCCACACAGCACATGATGCCAATTCCCAAACTGCAGCAAGTGCCGAGCCAGCAGGCCCACAACTCCACCCAACCAGACGTCGCCCTGCACGCCCGCCCAGCCTCCAGTACTGTTCCAG AGGTGACCATGGATGACAAGTCAGCTGTGAAGGCTAAAGGATTATGGGAAGACTGGCACATGCGCCAAGCTGTGGATCAGGCTGTTAGAGCAAACCATCGTGCAG GTCTGGCACCTACTTCTCGTGCAGACAATCACAGCACTTCACAGGCCATGACATCCACCACCACCACATCCAGCAGCCAGAGCCGGCTAGGAGCAGTATCTTCTCTGAATGTCATCTCAGGCCTGGCCAGTGCCCCTGGTATGGATCAGGTGAAGAATGCAGGCTTAGCGGGCATGCTGGGGCCCCAGCCCAAACCCCTACGTGGACGCAAGAAGATTAAAGCAGAGAACACCACAGGCCCCCTACTGGTAGTGCCCTACCCCATTCTGGCATCAGGCCCTGACCAGTCAGTCACCATTGCCAAAGAGGGGAAAACTTACAG GTGTAAAGTATGTCCACTCACCTTCTTCAACAAGTCAGAGATGCAGATCCATTCCAAGTCTCACACGGAGGCCAAACCGCATAAGTGTCCTCACTGTTCCAAGTCTTTTGCCAATGCGTCGTATCTAGCGCAGCACCTGCGGATTCACTTAGGGATCAAACCTTACCACTGTTCCTACTGCGAGAACTCTTTCCGTCAGCTCTCTCACCTGCAACAGCACACCAG GATTCATACTGGAGACAGACCTTATAAGTGCGGCCAACCCGGATGTGAAAAAGCATTCACGCAGCTGTCGAATTTACAG TCCCATCAGAGGCAACACAACAAAGACAAGCCGTACAAGTGCCCGAACTGCTACCGTGCCTACACAGACTCGGCCTCTCTACAGATCCACCTGTCAGCCCATGCCGTGAAAAACGCTAAAGCCTACTGCTGCAGTATGTGTGGCCGTGCATACACATCA gagacCTACCTTATGAAGCACATGTCCAAACACACAGTGGTGGAGCATCTGGTTAACCACCACTCTCCACAGAGAACAGAATCTCCCAGTATCCCCATACGCGTCTCTCTCATCTGA